ATGAGAGAATTTATCTACTTCTTATTCTTCTCGCTTAGGAATGATACACACAATGCTGATGATGCCAAACAAAAAAACGATATGTTATTGACTGAGCGCAGAGGATTAATTTTGTTGATCAGTAATTACCCTGTATTTTATTGGTGGTTTTATCCTTTCTGTGATGACTTAGAATTTTTTTGAAAACGATAATTTAACTGATCATGAATGATAATTATCATTGGAAAGATGGAACATCGTGATAGGATTATATGACACGCCACACCTTCGGCGTGTAGAAAGAAGAACAAAACAGCTGGACTGTCGTCAAGAATTCTCAATCACGAATAAAGGCCTCAGGCAGTATCTGGCTCGGATGTAGAAATTGACACTCCAGCTCAAGGAGACCGTTAATGAGTCCATCCCAAGTGAGGCGTTTTCTACTCGGCATTCTAATCTGCTGCACCCCAGAACTCTTTGCCGCCAAGGTCAGTGTGGATCCCAGCGAATGGGGAGACCCCTTGGGCAAGGAGTGCATCAGCTGCCATGAGAAGAGTTCATCCGGTTTGACAAAACAGTGGCGTAAGAGTGCTCATGCTGAGGCGGGTGTCAACTGCCTCGATTGTCACAAGGCCTCAATCGACGATAATGATGCGATCACCCATGAGGGACAGGTCATCGCCACCATCGTCTCCCCCCTGGATTGTTCCCGTTGCCATACTGTGGAGTATGAGCAACAGAGGGGATCGGTCCATTCCGAGGCGGTAGGCATCATCGAAAACAGGCTGCCTGCCCTGGCGGGACATGTGGGCGGCGATGCCATCGTGGCAGCCGGTTGCGATCAGTGCCACGGATCCAAGGTGGAAGTGCGGGTCGATGGTTCCCTGGATCCGCGAACCTGGCCCAATTCCGGTATCGGCAGGATCAATCCAGACGGCTCCAAGGGTTCCTGCTCATCCTGTCATGGCAAGCACCGTTTCTCCAAGGCTCAGGCCAGGGAACCAAGCGCCTGCATCCGATGCCACTCCGGACCCGACTCACCCGACAAAGCGATCTATGAAGCATCGAAGCACGGTATGCAATTTGAAGCACACCGGGATGAAATGGCCCTGGAGAGTGACAACTGGGTTGCGGGTAAAGACTATGTTGCCGCACCCACCTGTGTAACCTGTCATATGGG
This sequence is a window from Candidatus Thiodiazotropha sp. LNASS1. Protein-coding genes within it:
- a CDS encoding multiheme c-type cytochrome yields the protein MSPSQVRRFLLGILICCTPELFAAKVSVDPSEWGDPLGKECISCHEKSSSGLTKQWRKSAHAEAGVNCLDCHKASIDDNDAITHEGQVIATIVSPLDCSRCHTVEYEQQRGSVHSEAVGIIENRLPALAGHVGGDAIVAAGCDQCHGSKVEVRVDGSLDPRTWPNSGIGRINPDGSKGSCSSCHGKHRFSKAQAREPSACIRCHSGPDSPDKAIYEASKHGMQFEAHRDEMALESDNWVAGKDYVAAPTCVTCHMGAAGKLKANHDVGMRNAWSLNTPVSMRQQLVVFEDGEKIELPESQSPPRRGSEISKADGSMGKVKAVASPKRRRQAMKLVCLECHSKALTESFMNQFDDVVILFNEKFGIPAKRIMQTLYSDGLLTPAPFDEPIEFIYWELWHDEGARARHGASMASANHTWWEGMYLVGRNFYSRFLPQLERIAGEEKAKELIQAYVTSNDHHQWLEQPQKSNPILGYDIKRQADE